In Haloarcula salinisoli, one genomic interval encodes:
- a CDS encoding tRNA sulfurtransferase, translating to MHPPEADVVLVRHGELGVKSEQVRRKMEDRLAQNLRAMFDARGLSGDIERRRNRLFVHTAEPDAVADAAADTFGVVSASPARTVEPTLESIEAALVAATEAHYDGGTFAVDAARAGPSDAHPFASTDIESEGGAAVWDTIESLSQDPAVDLDDPDFRLFVECRQDAAYVFLEKRAGPGGLPLGTQRPVVALVSGGIDSPVAAWKLMARGCPVVPVYVDLGDYGGPDHRARARATVETLASYAPGEEMAMHVVDAGAVVADLEAEMGDLRMLALRRYMLVAAEAVAESEQAVGVVTGEAIGQKSSQTSANIAVTDAAASLPVHRPLLAMDKADITNLARRIGTFEDATVDTGCNRVAPELPETNADLYALRAAEPSDLFERARACAEAREVVLIER from the coding sequence ATGCACCCGCCCGAGGCCGACGTCGTGCTCGTGCGCCACGGCGAGCTGGGCGTCAAGAGCGAGCAGGTCCGCCGGAAGATGGAGGACCGCCTCGCACAGAACCTGCGGGCGATGTTCGACGCTCGCGGGCTCTCTGGCGATATCGAACGCCGGCGCAATCGCCTGTTCGTTCACACCGCCGAGCCGGACGCTGTCGCGGACGCGGCCGCCGACACGTTCGGCGTCGTCTCGGCCTCGCCGGCCCGCACCGTCGAGCCGACACTCGAGTCCATCGAGGCCGCCCTGGTGGCTGCGACCGAAGCGCACTACGACGGCGGCACGTTCGCCGTCGACGCCGCCCGTGCCGGCCCCAGCGACGCCCACCCCTTCGCCAGCACCGACATCGAGTCCGAGGGTGGCGCGGCCGTCTGGGACACGATCGAATCACTTAGCCAGGACCCAGCGGTCGACCTCGACGACCCCGACTTTCGGCTGTTCGTCGAGTGTCGCCAGGACGCGGCGTACGTCTTCCTGGAGAAGCGCGCGGGACCTGGCGGGCTCCCGCTGGGCACCCAGCGGCCGGTGGTCGCGCTGGTCAGCGGCGGTATCGACTCGCCCGTGGCCGCCTGGAAACTGATGGCGCGTGGCTGTCCCGTCGTCCCGGTGTACGTCGACCTGGGCGACTACGGCGGGCCGGACCACCGGGCGCGAGCGCGAGCGACCGTCGAGACCCTGGCGAGCTACGCACCGGGCGAGGAGATGGCTATGCACGTCGTCGATGCGGGTGCCGTAGTGGCCGACCTCGAAGCAGAGATGGGCGACCTGCGGATGCTCGCGCTGCGACGATATATGCTCGTGGCGGCCGAAGCCGTCGCCGAGTCGGAGCAGGCCGTCGGCGTTGTGACCGGCGAGGCAATCGGCCAGAAGTCGAGCCAGACGAGCGCGAATATCGCGGTGACCGACGCCGCGGCCTCGCTGCCGGTCCACCGGCCGCTGCTGGCGATGGACAAGGCCGACATCACGAACCTCGCCCGACGTATCGGCACCTTCGAGGACGCCACGGTCGACACTGGCTGCAACCGGGTCGCCCCGGAGCTCCCCGAGACGAACGCCGACCTCTATGCGCTCCGAGCCGCCGAGCCGAGCGACCTCTTCGAGCGGGCGCGGGCCTGTGCCGAGGCCCGCGAGGTCGTCCTCATCGAAAGGTAA
- a CDS encoding DUF5804 family protein — translation MAQVCLVGSDDVNLRYELLSRETARNALVTYDLREPFENTLQLETVSLGAAVALLNDLNWYLVRFTDAAFVKVPSISESEWLSRELATAIRDDEVAPDETGRFLMVYGIEESEVASEEDEEPASQKLVEPMLLTRTGETIPEYDLREVADTLVVRVTESEFGA, via the coding sequence ATGGCCCAGGTGTGTCTCGTCGGGAGCGACGACGTGAACCTCCGGTACGAGTTGCTCTCCCGGGAGACCGCGCGGAACGCACTGGTCACCTACGACCTGCGCGAGCCCTTCGAGAACACGCTCCAGCTGGAGACGGTGAGTCTGGGCGCGGCGGTCGCGCTACTCAACGACCTGAACTGGTATCTCGTCCGGTTTACCGACGCCGCCTTCGTGAAGGTTCCTTCCATCAGCGAGAGCGAGTGGCTCTCGCGGGAGCTCGCGACGGCGATACGCGACGACGAGGTCGCGCCCGACGAGACGGGGCGGTTCCTGATGGTCTACGGCATCGAGGAGTCCGAGGTCGCCTCGGAGGAGGACGAGGAGCCGGCGTCACAGAAACTCGTCGAACCCATGCTGTTGACCCGCACCGGCGAGACAATTCCGGAGTACGACCTCCGTGAGGTGGCGGACACGCTCGTCGTACGCGTCACTGAGTCGGAGTTCGGTGCCTGA
- a CDS encoding helix-turn-helix transcriptional regulator: MPPAKNHAGVVAKRQDVLAVLETGMRKPELVDQLSLSRSTVDRAIDELQQASLVERDGSHYVTTYAGRESLAAYEGYLDRLDALAEAQPVLSALPPDLDIDPAVLEGAQVVESTPEAPEAPMEANMEYVTGATRFQGTGPTVLPRHFELMRDLVEQGTETELVLTESVLGALTDTYADDFEALSVTEELSLYVTDEAMSFAVWTAESPDRTGSGIVVYDDTGVAGVINNDTQAMNEWAQSVYERYKADAEQVF; the protein is encoded by the coding sequence ATGCCGCCGGCGAAGAACCACGCGGGCGTCGTCGCGAAACGACAGGATGTCCTCGCGGTCCTCGAGACCGGGATGCGGAAACCGGAGCTCGTCGACCAGCTCTCGCTGTCCCGGTCGACGGTCGACAGAGCTATCGACGAACTCCAGCAGGCCAGCCTCGTCGAACGCGACGGGAGCCACTACGTGACCACGTACGCCGGGCGGGAGTCGCTCGCGGCCTACGAGGGGTATCTCGACCGACTCGACGCGCTGGCTGAGGCCCAGCCGGTGCTGTCGGCGTTGCCGCCTGACCTCGACATCGACCCGGCCGTCCTGGAGGGTGCCCAGGTCGTCGAGTCGACGCCAGAGGCACCAGAAGCACCGATGGAGGCCAACATGGAGTACGTCACGGGAGCGACGCGCTTCCAGGGAACCGGCCCGACCGTGCTCCCGCGACACTTCGAGTTGATGCGGGACCTGGTCGAACAGGGGACCGAGACCGAACTCGTGCTGACCGAGTCGGTCCTCGGGGCGCTGACCGATACATACGCCGACGACTTCGAAGCGCTGTCCGTCACCGAGGAGCTGTCGCTTTACGTGACAGACGAGGCGATGTCCTTCGCCGTCTGGACGGCGGAGTCGCCCGACCGGACCGGCAGTGGCATCGTCGTCTACGACGACACCGGCGTGGCCGGCGTCATCAACAACGACACCCAGGCGATGAACGAGTGGGCCCAATCCGTCTACGAGCGGTACAAGGCCGACGCCGAACAGGTGTTCTAG
- a CDS encoding PLP-dependent cysteine synthase family protein: MHESLSDSIVETIGSPLVSVAAPEGATVAAKVESFNPGGSAKDRPARFMIERAEREGVISPGDTLVEPTSGNTGIGMAMVGAAKGYDVVLVMPSSKSPERRQIMKAYGADIELVEGDITAAKERADELTDRDGHVQLRQFENPANPRAHYETTGEEVIEQVGDRTVDALVAGVGTGGTITGTGRRLREEFPEIDIVAVEPAGNAVLSGMEPGTGEDSFQGMGPGFISDNLDVDLLDDVRTVELDDAEAECRRLAREEGILVGQSSGASNLAAREVAGELLDDGVADPLVVTVYWDSGERYMSTGMFD, translated from the coding sequence ATGCACGAGTCACTCAGCGACTCTATCGTCGAGACCATCGGCTCGCCGCTGGTGTCGGTCGCCGCGCCCGAGGGGGCGACCGTGGCCGCGAAGGTCGAGTCGTTCAACCCGGGCGGCTCCGCGAAGGACCGGCCGGCGCGGTTCATGATAGAACGAGCCGAGCGCGAGGGAGTCATCAGCCCGGGCGACACGCTCGTGGAACCGACCAGCGGCAACACCGGCATCGGGATGGCGATGGTCGGCGCGGCGAAAGGGTACGACGTGGTGCTGGTGATGCCGTCCTCGAAGTCGCCCGAACGCCGTCAGATAATGAAAGCCTACGGCGCCGATATCGAACTGGTCGAGGGCGACATCACAGCCGCGAAAGAGCGTGCCGACGAACTGACCGACCGCGACGGCCACGTCCAGTTGCGCCAGTTCGAGAACCCGGCGAACCCGCGGGCCCACTACGAAACCACGGGCGAGGAGGTCATCGAGCAGGTGGGGGACCGGACCGTCGACGCGCTCGTCGCCGGTGTCGGCACCGGCGGCACGATTACGGGGACCGGGCGCCGACTCCGCGAGGAATTTCCAGAGATAGACATCGTCGCCGTCGAACCGGCGGGCAACGCCGTCCTCTCGGGGATGGAGCCGGGCACCGGCGAGGACAGCTTCCAGGGGATGGGGCCGGGCTTTATCAGCGACAACCTCGACGTGGACCTGCTCGACGACGTCAGGACCGTGGAACTGGACGACGCCGAGGCCGAGTGTCGCCGCCTCGCCCGCGAGGAGGGTATCCTCGTGGGCCAGTCCTCCGGTGCGTCGAACCTCGCCGCCCGCGAGGTGGCCGGAGAACTACTGGACGACGGCGTCGCGGACCCGCTCGTCGTCACCGTCTACTGGGACAGCGGCGAGCGGTACATGTCGACCGGGATGTTCGACTAG
- a CDS encoding DUF488 domain-containing protein: MSGAVSEAYVAAIQHDLADLDGAETLVGVVREPAGWFHATVDENQPELGPPTDLLAETKQRAEDLQMQGLCEEGAHNAAWDETDFESRYLAHLDDDEDAQRALEELAARVADGEDVALVCFEGDRKRCHRTLLRGRLLDRLETA, from the coding sequence ATGAGCGGTGCCGTCTCCGAGGCGTACGTCGCGGCGATACAGCACGACCTGGCAGACCTCGACGGGGCGGAGACGCTCGTCGGCGTGGTCCGGGAGCCCGCTGGTTGGTTCCACGCGACGGTCGACGAGAACCAGCCCGAACTGGGTCCGCCGACGGACCTGCTCGCGGAGACGAAACAGCGCGCCGAGGACCTACAGATGCAGGGCCTCTGTGAGGAAGGTGCCCACAACGCCGCCTGGGACGAGACGGATTTCGAGTCCCGGTATCTGGCCCATCTTGACGACGACGAGGACGCCCAGCGGGCACTCGAAGAGCTGGCGGCCCGCGTCGCCGATGGTGAAGACGTCGCTCTCGTCTGCTTCGAGGGCGACCGCAAGCGCTGTCACCGGACACTCCTTCGGGGCCGACTCCTGGACCGACTCGAGACGGCTTAG
- a CDS encoding thioredoxin family protein — protein sequence MSETGHLETMEPNPVWVQDAYADTVDLLSRYRTELDYHIWGGDWCKDCRAQLPDFGAALDAAEIPDNRIHHYPTEKEEDGSKTGPGVEEYGIEYIPTVVVEHDGEEIARFVEEERVPIAVYLADEIESAL from the coding sequence ATGAGCGAAACCGGCCACCTCGAAACGATGGAACCGAACCCGGTCTGGGTACAGGACGCCTACGCCGACACGGTCGACCTCCTCTCCCGATACCGGACCGAGCTGGACTACCACATCTGGGGCGGCGACTGGTGCAAGGACTGTCGGGCCCAGCTGCCCGACTTCGGCGCGGCGCTGGACGCGGCGGAAATTCCCGACAACCGTATCCACCACTACCCGACCGAAAAGGAAGAGGACGGTTCGAAGACCGGTCCCGGCGTGGAGGAGTACGGTATCGAGTACATCCCGACCGTCGTCGTCGAGCACGACGGCGAGGAGATCGCACGCTTCGTCGAGGAGGAGCGGGTACCTATCGCCGTCTATCTCGCCGACGAAATCGAGTCGGCACTCTGA
- a CDS encoding hydroxyacid dehydrogenase yields MAETWAVLVPEQIDPSGPESIADFADCTGMDEYDSVDAALDDIASYDAVIVRVAELDADVIDRADRLQIIAKHGAGLDNVDIEAASERGIVVCNTPGANSRSVAEHAMSLLFALRRNHRGADRHVRGGGWDRGAYTGRELTGNTLGLFGFGAIARETSDLAHGIGQEVLMFDPYVPDDDVPARVERVTDFGELFARSDAVSVHAPLTQETRHAISTDELAALGEHGILINTARGPIVDEDALLEALETDTLGAAGLDTFAEEPPADDHPLFDRDDVLLTPHVGGVTEEALARMSQRAAANVRTVHDGGVPPSTVNRDALADEVTE; encoded by the coding sequence ATGGCTGAAACTTGGGCCGTACTGGTTCCGGAGCAGATAGACCCGTCCGGACCGGAGTCGATAGCCGACTTCGCCGACTGTACCGGTATGGACGAGTACGACAGCGTCGACGCTGCACTGGACGATATCGCCAGCTACGACGCCGTCATCGTCAGAGTCGCCGAACTCGACGCCGACGTCATCGACCGGGCCGACCGGTTACAGATTATCGCCAAACACGGGGCCGGGCTGGACAACGTCGACATCGAGGCGGCCTCCGAGCGGGGTATCGTGGTCTGTAACACACCCGGCGCGAACTCACGCTCGGTCGCGGAACACGCGATGTCGCTCCTGTTCGCACTGCGGCGCAACCACCGGGGCGCTGACCGGCACGTCCGGGGCGGCGGCTGGGACCGCGGGGCCTACACCGGCCGGGAGCTGACCGGGAACACGCTGGGTCTGTTCGGCTTCGGTGCCATCGCCAGAGAGACCTCGGACCTGGCTCACGGCATCGGTCAGGAGGTGCTCATGTTCGACCCGTACGTCCCCGACGACGACGTCCCGGCGCGGGTCGAGCGGGTCACCGATTTCGGTGAGTTGTTCGCCCGGTCGGACGCGGTGAGCGTCCACGCACCGCTGACCCAGGAGACCCGACACGCTATCTCGACCGATGAACTGGCGGCGCTGGGCGAGCACGGCATCCTCATCAACACCGCCCGGGGGCCGATTGTCGACGAAGATGCGCTCCTGGAGGCGCTCGAGACCGACACCCTGGGCGCTGCGGGGCTGGATACGTTCGCCGAGGAGCCACCGGCGGACGACCACCCGCTGTTCGACCGGGACGACGTCCTCCTGACCCCCCACGTCGGCGGGGTCACCGAGGAAGCGCTGGCCCGAATGAGCCAGCGGGCCGCCGCAAACGTCCGGACCGTCCACGACGGCGGCGTGCCCCCGTCGACGGTGAACCGAGACGCCCTCGCGGACGAGGTCACGGAGTAA
- the cutA gene encoding divalent-cation tolerance protein CutA produces the protein MPTVYITAPRDVAPEIARTLVEERLAACVNRLACDSVYRWDGEVLTDEEAVLLAKTTDERYAALRDRVVDLHPSEVPCIERFDESDILDAFGNWRAESVGEG, from the coding sequence ATGCCGACTGTCTACATTACGGCACCACGGGACGTGGCCCCGGAGATTGCCCGCACACTCGTCGAGGAGCGACTGGCGGCGTGTGTAAACCGCCTCGCCTGTGACTCCGTCTATCGCTGGGACGGCGAGGTACTCACCGACGAAGAGGCGGTCCTCCTGGCGAAGACGACCGACGAGCGATACGCCGCCCTCCGCGACCGTGTCGTCGACCTCCACCCCTCCGAGGTCCCGTGTATCGAACGGTTCGACGAGAGCGATATCCTCGACGCGTTCGGGAACTGGCGCGCCGAGAGTGTCGGGGAGGGGTGA
- a CDS encoding PAS domain S-box protein, whose translation MGDAIRILHVDDDPDFADVTAEFLQRGDDRFTIETALGGADGLARLTPAVDCIISDYEMPGMDGLEFLEAVREDHPDLPFILFTGKGSEEVASEALTLGATDYLQKATGTDQYELLANRVSRAVAQFRAERELERKNVLLEKTQDLADVGAWEYDPRADAAYFTDQVYEIYGVDTDYKPDPEQDIERFYHPDDRETVRDAVAGALEDGEPYDIEVRIIAADGTEKWVRTRADPQFENGTCKRVRGTIRDITERKEREQNIAQTKEWYQTLLDGAPDAVFVADADSGEIRETNQAATRLLGRSREEIVGLDQTALHPPEKAGEYADVFSEHVGADGGRDETLGEQVELAVVDTDGEQIPVEINAQTVEIDGEEYNQGYFRDISARKERERELRRQNDRLDEFVTVVSHDLRNPLRTLSASLDLIETDDEESLERCHDTVARMERLIDNLVNLARHGETDSEPAPVRLPDLARASARTTGVSADALSVTTDATIVAEESRLRHLFENLFANAISHGGQDVSITVGRLDDGFYVADDGSGIPVAERDRVFRVGYSTSGEGTGFGLNIVKQVAEAHGWSIRATASAEGGARFEITGVEFTAD comes from the coding sequence ATGGGTGATGCGATTCGTATTCTCCACGTCGACGACGACCCCGATTTCGCCGACGTGACAGCCGAATTTCTCCAGCGCGGGGACGACCGCTTCACTATCGAGACCGCCCTGGGCGGGGCCGATGGACTGGCCCGACTCACGCCGGCGGTCGACTGTATCATCTCCGATTACGAGATGCCCGGGATGGACGGCCTCGAGTTCCTCGAAGCCGTCCGTGAGGACCACCCCGACCTCCCGTTTATCCTCTTTACCGGCAAGGGGAGCGAGGAAGTCGCGAGCGAGGCGCTCACCCTCGGGGCGACGGATTATCTCCAGAAAGCGACCGGGACGGACCAGTACGAACTCCTCGCGAACCGGGTCAGTCGGGCAGTGGCGCAGTTTCGCGCGGAGCGGGAGCTGGAACGGAAGAACGTACTGCTGGAGAAGACCCAGGACCTCGCCGACGTGGGGGCCTGGGAGTACGACCCCCGGGCGGACGCGGCGTACTTCACCGACCAGGTGTACGAGATCTACGGCGTCGATACAGATTACAAGCCCGACCCCGAACAGGACATCGAACGGTTCTACCACCCGGACGACCGTGAAACCGTTCGCGACGCCGTGGCAGGGGCCTTAGAGGACGGCGAGCCGTACGATATCGAGGTCCGCATCATCGCGGCGGACGGCACCGAAAAGTGGGTGCGTACGCGGGCCGACCCGCAGTTCGAGAACGGCACCTGCAAACGTGTCCGGGGGACGATACGGGACATCACCGAACGCAAGGAACGGGAACAGAACATCGCACAGACCAAAGAGTGGTATCAGACGCTGCTGGACGGCGCCCCGGACGCGGTCTTCGTCGCTGACGCCGACTCCGGCGAAATCCGCGAGACCAACCAGGCGGCGACACGGCTGCTCGGCCGGTCTCGCGAGGAGATTGTCGGGCTCGACCAGACGGCGCTCCATCCTCCAGAGAAGGCCGGGGAGTACGCCGACGTGTTCAGTGAACACGTCGGTGCTGACGGTGGCCGTGACGAGACGCTCGGGGAGCAGGTCGAACTCGCCGTCGTCGACACGGACGGCGAGCAGATACCTGTAGAGATCAACGCCCAGACCGTCGAAATCGACGGGGAGGAGTACAATCAGGGGTACTTCCGCGATATCTCGGCCCGGAAGGAGCGCGAACGCGAACTCAGGCGGCAGAACGACCGTCTCGACGAGTTCGTGACGGTGGTGAGCCACGACCTCCGGAACCCGCTCCGGACGCTTTCGGCGTCACTGGACCTCATCGAGACCGACGACGAAGAGTCACTCGAACGCTGTCACGACACCGTGGCTCGGATGGAGCGGCTCATCGATAATCTGGTGAACCTCGCGCGACACGGTGAGACGGACTCCGAGCCAGCGCCGGTCCGGCTTCCGGACCTTGCCAGGGCGTCTGCCCGGACGACCGGGGTGTCTGCGGACGCACTCTCAGTGACGACGGACGCGACCATCGTCGCCGAGGAATCCCGTCTCAGACACCTGTTCGAGAACCTCTTTGCCAACGCAATCAGCCACGGCGGTCAGGACGTCTCGATTACCGTCGGCCGCCTCGACGACGGCTTCTACGTGGCCGACGACGGGTCGGGCATTCCCGTGGCCGAACGCGACCGCGTCTTCAGAGTCGGCTACTCGACGAGTGGCGAAGGAACCGGCTTCGGACTGAACATCGTCAAGCAGGTGGCCGAGGCACACGGCTGGTCGATTCGGGCGACGGCGAGTGCTGAGGGGGGCGCCCGCTTCGAGATTACCGGCGTCGAGTTCACGGCGGACTGA
- a CDS encoding ester cyclase, with translation MSRAERVRRVERVFEAFNDHDTDGIVAEMAPEGTFTDPFQDEPLAKAEFHEMCVGFFDVFPDARWERERVIGGEDSTVAVQATLYGTFEESLEHVPPTGESLALPTVSLFTMSDAGITTWRDYWDLATFKRQLGISFPAVLGHLPRMLRWKLRTL, from the coding sequence ATGTCCCGGGCTGAGAGGGTACGGCGCGTAGAGCGGGTGTTCGAGGCGTTCAACGACCACGATACGGACGGCATCGTCGCCGAGATGGCCCCCGAAGGGACCTTTACCGACCCGTTCCAGGACGAACCGCTCGCGAAAGCCGAGTTCCACGAGATGTGTGTCGGCTTCTTCGACGTGTTCCCCGACGCCAGGTGGGAGCGCGAGCGGGTTATCGGGGGCGAGGACAGCACGGTCGCCGTGCAAGCGACGCTTTACGGGACGTTCGAGGAGTCACTGGAACACGTTCCCCCGACTGGCGAGTCGCTCGCACTGCCCACCGTCTCGCTGTTTACGATGTCAGATGCGGGCATTACGACCTGGCGGGATTACTGGGACCTGGCGACGTTCAAGCGACAGCTCGGCATCTCGTTCCCGGCGGTGCTTGGACACCTGCCCCGGATGCTCCGGTGGAAACTCCGAACGCTGTAG
- a CDS encoding MSCRAMM family adhesin SdrC, translating to MPEITVTESQRERLEAIQEEIESAYIDTYGHIRTTDVVQYLLDTYTPPEQQGDVAHERIATAEFGALQAVATDVEGVPGSGIDAETMRGELLSTLGVGEFAARLADVEGGDAESGVEDDAAETSEADESSSETPSTAETDADDDSEPETDADDEAADETDVGEETGDETDAGEEVGDETDAGAETESDDSGGSTSTSAAANDGPGAVLSAANQLLTDHEDKWREGGSDSPYEVDLPDGTTETVRTKDDVRGLLFKHY from the coding sequence ATGCCCGAGATAACGGTCACCGAGTCACAGCGTGAGCGTCTAGAGGCGATTCAGGAAGAGATCGAGTCGGCCTACATCGACACGTACGGCCACATCCGGACGACGGATGTCGTCCAGTATCTCCTCGACACGTACACGCCCCCCGAGCAGCAGGGCGACGTCGCCCACGAACGAATCGCCACAGCCGAGTTCGGGGCGCTCCAGGCGGTCGCGACCGACGTCGAAGGAGTCCCCGGCAGCGGCATCGACGCCGAGACCATGCGAGGGGAACTGCTCTCGACGCTGGGGGTCGGGGAGTTCGCGGCGCGACTCGCCGACGTCGAGGGCGGCGACGCAGAAAGCGGGGTCGAGGACGACGCGGCGGAGACCAGTGAGGCCGACGAGTCGTCGTCGGAGACACCGTCGACTGCGGAAACGGACGCCGATGACGATTCGGAGCCCGAGACTGATGCGGACGACGAGGCAGCGGACGAGACTGATGTGGGTGAGGAGACGGGGGACGAGACTGACGCGGGTGAGGAGGTGGGAGACGAGACTGACGCGGGCGCGGAGACGGAGAGCGACGATAGTGGCGGGAGCACGTCGACCTCGGCAGCAGCCAACGACGGGCCGGGTGCGGTCCTCTCGGCGGCCAACCAGCTACTGACCGACCACGAGGACAAGTGGCGCGAGGGCGGGAGCGACTCGCCGTACGAGGTCGACCTGCCGGACGGGACGACTGAGACGGTTCGAACGAAAGACGACGTGAGAGGATTGCTGTTCAAACACTACTGA